In the Phaeobacter gallaeciensis genome, one interval contains:
- a CDS encoding branched-chain amino acid ABC transporter permease, giving the protein MSAAPEHAPKMADVSLRDRIAPHMPVLLVPLIAIAGFLAIQNPSSWLTLTVSGLAMGMMIFIMASGLTLVFGLMDVINFGHGAFVSVGAFVGISVLLLLGHMTEAPSLLLNLTALLVAVLGAMIATGIMGWAFEKVIVEPVYGHHLKQILVTMGGLIVVEQLIVVLWGPEEIYILRPEALKGAITFAGAAIEKYRLVAVGVGLAVFLAMRWVLRRTKIGLIVRAGVENGEMVQALGYRLRLVFVGVFIAGSALAGLGGVMWGLYQEVVTAHMGNQAMILIFIVVIIGGLGSVEGCFIGALLVGLLQNYIAFIEPKAALISNIALMVTILMWRPMGMIPVVKAK; this is encoded by the coding sequence ATGAGCGCCGCACCTGAACACGCCCCCAAGATGGCCGACGTTTCACTGCGCGACCGTATCGCACCGCATATGCCAGTCCTGCTGGTGCCGCTGATCGCCATCGCCGGGTTCCTCGCCATCCAGAACCCCTCAAGCTGGCTGACACTGACGGTGTCGGGTCTGGCCATGGGGATGATGATTTTCATCATGGCCTCGGGCCTGACGCTGGTCTTTGGCCTGATGGATGTGATCAATTTCGGCCATGGTGCCTTTGTCTCGGTCGGGGCCTTTGTCGGCATTTCGGTGCTGCTGCTCCTTGGGCATATGACCGAGGCGCCCTCGCTGCTATTGAACCTTACGGCGCTGCTGGTGGCGGTGCTGGGCGCCATGATTGCCACTGGCATCATGGGCTGGGCCTTTGAAAAGGTGATCGTGGAGCCGGTCTACGGCCACCACCTGAAACAGATCCTTGTCACCATGGGCGGGCTGATCGTTGTGGAACAGCTGATCGTCGTGCTCTGGGGCCCCGAGGAAATCTACATCCTGCGTCCCGAGGCGCTGAAAGGCGCGATCACCTTTGCCGGGGCCGCGATCGAGAAATACCGTCTGGTCGCCGTTGGTGTGGGCCTTGCGGTGTTCCTCGCCATGCGCTGGGTGCTGCGACGGACCAAGATCGGCCTGATCGTGCGGGCCGGGGTCGAGAATGGCGAGATGGTACAGGCGCTCGGCTACCGGCTGCGGCTGGTCTTTGTCGGCGTCTTCATCGCCGGGTCCGCGCTCGCGGGTCTGGGCGGCGTGATGTGGGGCCTCTACCAAGAGGTCGTCACCGCCCATATGGGCAATCAGGCGATGATCCTGATCTTCATCGTGGTGATCATCGGTGGGCTTGGCTCGGTCGAGGGCTGTTTCATCGGCGCCCTGCTGGTCGGGCTTTTGCAGAATTACATCGCCTTCATCGAACCCAAGGCGGCGCTGATTTCCAATATCGCCCTGATGGTCACCATCCTGATGTGGCGCCCGATGGGCATGATCCCGGTGGTAAAAGCAAAATGA
- a CDS encoding DUF3095 domain-containing protein, with the protein MTRQDRFYEQLPKHGAFSALARPEVFVPLPQHWVVCCTDIVASTDLIAAGEYKTVNMVGASVIAAMMNTLGDTAFPYSFGGDGASFAVAPEHAGTARETLARLRDWVRDEFGITLRAAQMPIERIRAEGLNVTVARYAVSEDADYAMFSGGGLAWAEQQMKAGAYSIGAAETEEPPDLTGLSCRWSNTPARNGLIMSLVVLPVAGTGPHQFSQIASELLELTAQLDRSGHPVPVSGPALKFPPPGLMIEARLSRGYIPLSLRALWLTAGSAIARFLFGRGKPTGSFDPDHYLSVLSANSDFRKFDDGLKMTVDCSPAVRDRVLDLLERTQQAGQIRFGLHEQDAAMVTCIVPSAMRDDHVHFVDGASGGYTQAAADLQRRTQS; encoded by the coding sequence ATGACACGGCAGGACAGGTTTTATGAACAGCTCCCCAAACACGGAGCCTTCTCGGCCCTGGCCCGTCCAGAGGTCTTTGTCCCGCTACCGCAGCACTGGGTGGTATGCTGCACCGACATCGTAGCCTCTACCGACCTGATTGCCGCCGGGGAATACAAGACCGTCAACATGGTGGGCGCCTCGGTCATTGCCGCCATGATGAACACACTCGGCGATACCGCCTTTCCCTATAGTTTCGGTGGCGACGGGGCATCCTTTGCGGTCGCTCCTGAGCACGCGGGCACCGCGCGCGAAACTCTGGCGCGGCTGCGGGATTGGGTCAGAGATGAATTCGGCATCACCCTGCGGGCGGCACAGATGCCGATCGAACGGATCCGCGCCGAGGGGTTGAACGTGACCGTTGCCCGCTATGCAGTGTCCGAGGATGCAGATTACGCGATGTTCTCGGGCGGGGGTCTGGCCTGGGCCGAACAGCAGATGAAGGCGGGTGCCTACAGCATCGGCGCGGCAGAGACGGAGGAACCTCCGGACCTGACCGGCCTTTCCTGCCGCTGGAGCAATACGCCCGCCCGCAACGGGCTGATTATGTCGCTGGTTGTCCTGCCCGTTGCAGGCACCGGACCGCATCAGTTTTCACAGATTGCATCCGAACTGCTGGAGCTGACGGCACAACTGGACCGCAGCGGACACCCGGTCCCGGTCAGCGGCCCCGCTCTGAAGTTTCCGCCGCCCGGGCTGATGATCGAAGCGCGTCTTTCGCGGGGCTATATCCCGCTGTCCTTGCGCGCCCTGTGGCTGACCGCAGGGTCCGCCATTGCAAGGTTTCTGTTCGGGCGTGGCAAACCAACCGGCAGTTTTGATCCCGATCACTATCTGTCCGTGCTCAGCGCCAACTCTGACTTCCGAAAATTCGATGACGGGCTGAAGATGACCGTCGATTGTAGCCCTGCCGTGCGGGACCGGGTTCTGGACCTGTTGGAGAGAACACAACAGGCCGGGCAGATTCGCTTCGGCCTGCACGAACAGGACGCAGCCATGGTGACCTGTATCGTGCCCTCTGCCATGCGGGATGATCATGTGCATTTCGTCGATGGGGCTTCGGGCGGCTACACCCAAGCCGCCGCTGACCTGCAACGCCGGACCCAGTCCTGA
- a CDS encoding ABC transporter ATP-binding protein, which yields MTSSPILSTRDLTVRFGGHVAVDAVTCDFHPGQLTAIVGPNGAGKTTYFNLISGQIPASAGRVFLHDRDISGQSVSARTRAGIGRAFQLTNLFPNLSVLENVRLVVQAKSGRSFNLWSMVSRHGDLTAEAEAILQRVRLLEQREQVVSELSHGNQRKLEVALLIALDPAVYMFDEPTAGMSVDEAPVVLDLIEELKDQRNRTILLVEHKMDVIRTLADRIIVLHNGALAADGPPAEVMASDVVQEAYMGRGLEGVLADV from the coding sequence ATGACTTCCTCTCCCATATTGAGTACCCGTGATCTGACGGTCCGATTTGGCGGCCACGTGGCTGTCGATGCGGTGACCTGCGATTTTCATCCCGGGCAGCTGACTGCGATTGTCGGCCCCAACGGCGCGGGCAAGACGACCTATTTCAACCTGATTTCAGGCCAGATCCCTGCCAGCGCCGGGCGCGTCTTCCTGCATGACCGCGATATCAGCGGCCAGTCGGTCTCTGCCCGCACCCGCGCCGGGATCGGCCGGGCCTTTCAGCTGACCAATCTGTTTCCCAACCTGTCGGTTCTGGAAAACGTGCGTCTGGTGGTGCAGGCCAAATCGGGCCGCAGCTTCAACCTCTGGTCCATGGTCTCGCGCCACGGCGATCTAACCGCCGAGGCCGAGGCGATCCTGCAGCGCGTGCGCCTGCTGGAACAGCGCGAACAGGTGGTTTCAGAGCTGTCCCACGGCAATCAGCGTAAACTGGAAGTCGCGCTGCTGATCGCGCTCGATCCCGCTGTCTATATGTTCGATGAACCCACCGCAGGCATGAGCGTTGATGAGGCTCCGGTGGTGCTGGACCTGATCGAGGAACTGAAAGACCAACGGAACCGCACGATCTTGCTGGTCGAACACAAGATGGACGTGATCCGCACCCTCGCCGACCGCATCATCGTTTTGCACAACGGCGCCCTCGCCGCTGATGGTCCCCCGGCCGAGGTTATGGCCTCGGATGTGGTGCAGGAGGCCTATATGGGCCGGGGCCTCGAAGGAGTACTGGCCGATGTCTGA
- a CDS encoding C40 family peptidase, with translation MSGPVMDTAAQERARIALPVVDVLRRPDGPRDRQFLYGAPVLILSSQDGWAQIRAEKDGYTGYVPVAALTAPLEATHWVSAPATHAYAQGDFKSADQCSLSFGSLLRVSETSGRFAATELGHVPATHLMPIGSLMQDPVTVAEGFLGTPYLWGGDSRFGIDCSGLVQAALMACGIACPGDSGPQERDLGRALPEGSTYMRGDLLFWKGHVALVRDGESIIHANAHDMAVAIEPLQAAITRIAEQGDGPVTAHKRLS, from the coding sequence ATGAGCGGCCCCGTGATGGACACCGCTGCGCAGGAGCGCGCGCGAATCGCCCTTCCGGTTGTCGATGTTCTGCGACGTCCCGATGGCCCGCGCGACCGGCAGTTTCTTTATGGGGCGCCGGTCTTGATTCTCAGCTCACAGGATGGCTGGGCGCAGATCCGGGCCGAGAAGGATGGATATACCGGCTATGTCCCGGTGGCGGCCCTGACCGCTCCGCTGGAAGCAACCCATTGGGTCAGCGCCCCGGCGACCCATGCCTATGCGCAAGGTGATTTCAAATCGGCGGACCAATGCAGCCTCAGCTTTGGCAGCCTGCTGCGGGTCAGCGAGACCTCCGGGCGTTTCGCGGCAACTGAACTGGGGCATGTCCCCGCCACGCATCTGATGCCCATCGGCAGCCTGATGCAGGATCCGGTCACGGTGGCCGAAGGGTTCCTTGGCACGCCCTACCTCTGGGGCGGCGACAGCCGCTTTGGCATCGACTGTTCCGGGCTGGTGCAAGCCGCGCTGATGGCCTGCGGCATTGCGTGCCCCGGCGACAGCGGCCCGCAAGAGCGGGATCTGGGCCGCGCCCTGCCCGAAGGCAGCACCTATATGCGCGGTGATCTGTTGTTCTGGAAAGGCCATGTTGCCCTGGTGCGCGACGGCGAGAGCATCATCCACGCCAATGCCCATGACATGGCCGTGGCGATCGAACCCCTGCAGGCCGCGATCACCCGGATCGCCGAACAGGGCGATGGCCCCGTCACTGCGCACAAACGTTTATCCTGA
- a CDS encoding leucyl aminopeptidase family protein — translation MTPVFAAPCDNAIVLYVIDQASCETWLQTQPDQVAGWARAHGFKGAIGQVLLVPASDGTGPAMALAGYGNAAQRACQRFTLAAGAEKLPEGIYTLASGGDGGNAIPEAALEQECFGWLMTQYRFDRYKEAKAPGAALVAPEGVDAKAVESLVAAECLTRDLINTPAADMGPDQLQAAAEDLAREFGATAQVTLDQDLLEQNLPMIHAVGRAATARPRLIDLRWGDSGPRLTLVGKGVCFDTGGLNLKPGSSMGLMKKDMGGSATVLGLARMIMAAELPVQLRVLIPAVENAVSGNAFRPGDVLTSRKGLTVEINNTDAEGRLVLADALTLADEDTPDLLISMATLTGAARVAVGPDLAPFYASADADAAAIAGTAGQMADPVWRMPFHDPYETMIEPGIADLDNAPAGGFAGSITAALFLRRFAGSSRYMHFDIYGWTPSAAPARPKGGVGQGARAIFAALPEMLNL, via the coding sequence ATGACCCCCGTTTTTGCCGCACCCTGCGATAATGCTATTGTGCTTTATGTTATTGATCAGGCGTCCTGCGAAACCTGGCTGCAAACCCAGCCAGATCAGGTCGCAGGATGGGCGCGGGCACATGGGTTCAAGGGAGCGATCGGTCAGGTGCTTCTGGTTCCGGCCTCCGATGGAACCGGCCCGGCAATGGCGCTGGCCGGATACGGCAACGCAGCACAGCGTGCGTGTCAGCGGTTTACGCTGGCGGCGGGAGCCGAAAAGCTGCCCGAAGGGATCTATACACTTGCAAGCGGGGGCGATGGCGGCAACGCAATTCCCGAGGCAGCTCTGGAACAGGAATGTTTCGGCTGGCTGATGACGCAGTATCGCTTTGATCGCTACAAGGAGGCCAAGGCGCCCGGTGCTGCTCTGGTTGCACCCGAAGGTGTCGATGCGAAAGCCGTCGAATCGCTGGTGGCCGCCGAATGCCTAACCCGCGATCTGATCAATACACCCGCCGCCGATATGGGCCCTGACCAGCTGCAGGCCGCAGCCGAAGATCTGGCCCGCGAATTCGGCGCCACGGCACAGGTGACGCTGGATCAGGACCTTCTGGAACAGAACCTTCCGATGATTCATGCCGTTGGCCGGGCCGCCACAGCGCGCCCCCGCCTCATTGACCTACGCTGGGGCGACAGCGGACCCAGGCTGACCCTGGTGGGTAAAGGCGTCTGTTTCGACACCGGCGGGCTCAACCTCAAACCCGGCAGCAGCATGGGGTTGATGAAGAAGGACATGGGCGGCTCTGCCACCGTGCTGGGGCTGGCGCGGATGATCATGGCCGCAGAGCTGCCAGTGCAGCTGCGCGTGCTGATTCCCGCGGTTGAAAATGCGGTTTCCGGCAATGCCTTCCGGCCCGGCGATGTACTGACCTCCCGCAAGGGGCTGACGGTCGAGATCAACAACACCGACGCCGAGGGCCGTCTGGTGCTGGCCGATGCCCTGACACTGGCAGATGAGGATACGCCTGACCTGCTGATCTCCATGGCGACGCTGACCGGCGCCGCGCGGGTGGCTGTGGGACCGGATCTGGCGCCCTTTTACGCCAGCGCCGATGCGGATGCCGCTGCCATTGCAGGCACGGCGGGGCAGATGGCTGATCCAGTCTGGCGCATGCCTTTCCACGACCCTTATGAGACGATGATCGAACCCGGCATTGCCGATCTCGACAACGCGCCTGCCGGCGGCTTTGCCGGCTCTATCACCGCAGCTCTGTTCCTGCGCCGCTTTGCGGGCAGCAGCCGCTACATGCATTTCGACATCTATGGCTGGACGCCCAGCGCTGCCCCTGCCCGCCCCAAGGGCGGTGTCGGTCAGGGCGCGCGGGCGATCTTTGCCGCGCTGCCGGAGATGTTGAACTTATGA
- a CDS encoding aspartate-semialdehyde dehydrogenase: MGYRVVIAGATGNVGREMLNILAERQFPVDEVAVLASRKSLGTEVTFGDKTLTTQDLDTFDFTGWDMALFAIGSDATKKYAPKAAAAGCVVIDNSSLYRYDPDIPLIVPEVNPEAVHGYSKKNIIANPNCSTAQMVVALKPLHDRAKIKRVIVSTYQSVSGSGKEAIDELWDQTKAVYNPTQDVPPKVYPKQIAFNVIPHIDVFMEDGSTKEEWKMVAETKKIVDPAIKVTATCVRVPVFVGHSEALNVEFEDHLDEDEARDILREAPGIMVIDKREDGGYVTPVECVGDYATFISRIRQDSTIDNGLNLWCVSDNLRKGAALNAVQIAELLGREVLKKG, encoded by the coding sequence ATGGGTTATCGCGTCGTTATCGCGGGCGCCACGGGTAACGTGGGCCGCGAAATGCTGAACATTCTGGCCGAGCGCCAGTTTCCGGTGGATGAGGTTGCCGTTCTGGCAAGCCGCAAATCCCTGGGAACCGAAGTGACATTTGGCGACAAAACCCTCACTACCCAGGATCTGGACACCTTCGATTTCACCGGCTGGGACATGGCGCTGTTCGCCATCGGCTCGGACGCGACCAAGAAGTATGCGCCCAAGGCGGCGGCTGCGGGTTGCGTGGTGATCGATAACTCCTCGTTGTACCGTTACGATCCGGACATCCCGCTGATCGTGCCCGAGGTGAATCCCGAGGCGGTGCACGGCTATTCCAAGAAAAACATCATCGCCAACCCGAACTGTTCGACCGCGCAGATGGTCGTCGCGCTGAAGCCGCTGCACGACCGCGCCAAGATCAAGCGCGTGATCGTCAGCACCTATCAGTCGGTGTCCGGTTCGGGCAAGGAAGCGATTGATGAGCTGTGGGACCAGACCAAGGCCGTCTACAATCCGACTCAGGATGTGCCGCCGAAGGTTTACCCCAAGCAGATCGCCTTCAACGTCATTCCGCATATCGACGTCTTCATGGAAGACGGGTCGACCAAGGAAGAGTGGAAGATGGTCGCCGAGACCAAGAAGATCGTCGATCCCGCCATCAAGGTCACCGCGACCTGTGTGCGCGTGCCGGTCTTTGTTGGGCACTCCGAAGCGCTGAACGTCGAGTTCGAAGACCATCTGGACGAAGACGAAGCGCGCGACATCCTGCGCGAAGCGCCGGGCATCATGGTGATCGACAAGCGCGAAGACGGTGGCTACGTGACCCCGGTCGAATGTGTTGGCGACTATGCCACCTTCATCAGCCGGATCCGTCAGGACAGCACCATCGACAATGGTCTGAACCTGTGGTGCGTCAGTGACAACCTGCGCAAAGGCGCAGCGCTGAACGCGGTGCAGATTGCCGAACTCCTGGGCCGTGAGGTTCTGAAAAAGGGCTGA
- a CDS encoding carbonic anhydrase — protein MQYAKPLPSYLVTRYHGWKATAYQENQGWYRRLASEGQRPRAMVISCCDSRVHVTSIFGADQGEFFIHRNIANLVPPYAPDGDHHGTSATIEYAVTVLKVAHLIVLGHSQCGGVQGCIDMCKGHAPGLEAKESFVGRWMDILKPKFTLVEDIDDAENQARQFERQAVVASLENLMTFPFIEEAVSEGSLSLHGLWTDIGEGGLECYDPKTGAFQQV, from the coding sequence ATGCAATACGCCAAGCCTCTGCCGAGCTATCTCGTGACGCGTTACCACGGCTGGAAAGCGACGGCTTATCAGGAAAACCAGGGCTGGTACCGGCGTCTGGCTTCCGAAGGGCAGCGCCCGCGCGCGATGGTGATTTCCTGCTGCGACAGCCGCGTTCACGTCACCTCGATCTTTGGCGCGGACCAGGGTGAGTTCTTTATTCATCGCAATATCGCGAATCTGGTGCCGCCCTATGCACCCGATGGCGACCACCACGGCACCAGTGCCACGATCGAATACGCGGTTACGGTACTGAAGGTGGCGCATCTGATCGTGCTGGGTCATTCCCAATGCGGAGGCGTGCAAGGCTGTATCGATATGTGTAAGGGCCACGCGCCCGGGTTGGAGGCGAAGGAAAGTTTCGTCGGTCGCTGGATGGACATCCTGAAGCCGAAGTTCACTTTGGTCGAAGACATCGACGATGCAGAGAATCAGGCGCGCCAGTTCGAGCGTCAGGCGGTTGTCGCATCGCTTGAGAATCTGATGACCTTTCCCTTCATCGAAGAGGCGGTCTCCGAAGGCTCGCTCAGCCTGCATGGTCTGTGGACGGACATCGGTGAAGGTGGTCTGGAATGCTATGATCCCAAAACTGGAGCATTCCAACAGGTCTGA
- a CDS encoding ABC transporter ATP-binding protein — MSDPILKLEGVYTNIAQYHILQGVDLQVPRAAVTMLLGRNGVGKTTTLRTIIGHWRAHKGRILFDGEDITKLPTPAIARLGLGFVPEDMGIFADLTVEENMVLAAVSGPINSARLDWIFAAFPPLKTFWKSEAGNLSGGQKQMLSIARAMVEERKLYLIDEPTKGLAPAIISTMARALKDLKDQGASVLLVEQNFAVAKALGDSANVMDDGRMTWSGEMQELATDAALQERLMGLSLEAH, encoded by the coding sequence ATGTCTGATCCTATCCTGAAACTCGAAGGCGTCTATACCAACATCGCGCAATATCACATCCTGCAAGGGGTGGATCTGCAGGTGCCGCGCGCTGCCGTGACCATGCTTCTGGGCCGCAACGGGGTCGGTAAGACCACCACCCTGCGCACCATCATCGGCCACTGGCGCGCCCATAAGGGCCGCATCCTGTTCGATGGCGAGGACATCACCAAACTGCCCACCCCGGCAATTGCCCGCTTGGGGCTGGGCTTCGTGCCTGAGGACATGGGAATCTTCGCTGATCTCACGGTCGAGGAAAACATGGTGCTGGCCGCCGTCTCCGGCCCGATCAACTCGGCCCGGCTCGACTGGATCTTTGCCGCCTTCCCGCCGCTCAAGACCTTCTGGAAATCCGAGGCCGGGAACCTGTCGGGCGGGCAAAAACAGATGCTGTCGATTGCCCGCGCCATGGTCGAGGAACGCAAGCTTTACCTCATCGACGAGCCGACCAAGGGTCTGGCGCCCGCCATCATCTCGACCATGGCACGCGCCCTCAAGGATCTGAAGGATCAAGGCGCCTCGGTGCTGTTGGTGGAACAGAACTTTGCCGTCGCCAAGGCGCTGGGAGACAGTGCCAATGTGATGGACGACGGGCGGATGACCTGGTCCGGCGAAATGCAGGAGCTGGCAACCGATGCGGCCCTGCAGGAACGCCTGATGGGCCTCAGTCTGGAGGCACATTGA
- a CDS encoding branched-chain amino acid ABC transporter permease, with protein MIRTLLSGDMPRSVPLALILGVILVCLALAPFLFPGVRTVDTAARICIFIVLVASYDLLLGYGGIVSFAHTMFFGIGAYGVALASTHLGRGFDSIAIGAIAGAGVAALLALVIGLFSLRVRAIFFAMITLAVASAVAVLVSQLSGLTGGEDGLTFKTPRELGPAFKFGKEAFDGQLFGVKLNGKLLAYYFVFIGALVLFLGLLRVVNSPFGRVLQAIRENDFRAEAIGYKVVYYRVAATCLSAAAAALAGALYAVWLRYVGPDTSLSMEIMIDILLMVVIGGMGTMYGAVVGATLFVLAQNYLQNLMGAASELTSALPLLPDLLNADRWLLWLGVLFILSVYFFPTGIVGRLRNSG; from the coding sequence ATGATACGTACCCTTCTTTCGGGCGATATGCCCCGCTCCGTGCCGCTGGCGCTTATTCTTGGTGTGATCCTTGTCTGCCTGGCGCTGGCGCCCTTCCTCTTTCCCGGCGTGCGCACGGTGGATACGGCAGCACGCATCTGCATCTTCATTGTGTTGGTCGCCAGCTACGACCTGCTGCTCGGCTATGGCGGTATCGTCAGCTTCGCCCATACGATGTTCTTTGGTATCGGCGCCTACGGGGTAGCGCTGGCCTCGACCCATCTGGGGCGCGGCTTTGACTCCATCGCCATCGGCGCCATCGCCGGAGCAGGCGTTGCAGCGCTTCTGGCGCTGGTGATCGGCCTGTTCTCCCTGCGGGTGCGGGCGATCTTCTTTGCCATGATCACGCTGGCGGTGGCTTCGGCTGTCGCGGTGCTGGTCAGCCAGCTCTCGGGCCTGACCGGCGGCGAAGACGGGCTGACCTTCAAGACCCCGCGCGAACTTGGTCCGGCCTTCAAATTCGGCAAGGAAGCCTTCGACGGCCAGCTGTTCGGAGTAAAGCTGAACGGCAAGCTCCTGGCCTATTACTTCGTTTTCATTGGCGCGCTGGTGCTGTTCCTCGGCCTGTTGCGGGTGGTGAACTCACCCTTTGGCCGTGTCCTGCAGGCAATCCGCGAAAACGATTTCCGGGCCGAGGCAATCGGCTACAAGGTGGTTTACTACCGGGTAGCGGCCACCTGCCTCTCGGCAGCAGCAGCTGCCCTCGCTGGCGCGCTCTATGCCGTCTGGCTGCGCTACGTGGGGCCGGACACCTCACTGTCGATGGAGATCATGATCGATATCCTGCTGATGGTAGTGATCGGCGGCATGGGAACCATGTATGGCGCAGTCGTTGGCGCAACGCTCTTCGTGCTGGCACAGAACTATCTGCAAAACCTGATGGGCGCCGCGTCCGAGCTGACCAGCGCTCTGCCTCTGCTACCGGACCTGCTCAATGCGGACCGCTGGCTGTTGTGGCTGGGCGTCCTGTTCATCCTCAGCGTCTATTTCTTCCCGACCGGTATCGTAGGCCGCCTGCGCAACAGCGGATAG
- a CDS encoding DUF2794 domain-containing protein → MSFQNTASFPGAGIPEQVSFDRKELSVILSLYGRMVAAGEWRDYGISSLRECAVFSVFRRTAEHPLYRIEKRPKLRNRQGQYSVVGIDGQILKRGHDLKTVLRVLERKLIRAVD, encoded by the coding sequence ATGAGCTTTCAAAACACGGCGTCATTCCCCGGGGCTGGCATCCCAGAACAGGTTTCATTCGACCGCAAGGAACTGTCGGTGATCCTTTCCCTTTACGGTCGCATGGTCGCTGCGGGGGAGTGGCGGGACTACGGGATTTCCTCGCTGCGGGAATGCGCCGTCTTTTCGGTGTTCCGGCGCACCGCTGAACACCCGCTCTACCGGATCGAAAAACGCCCCAAGCTGCGCAACCGTCAAGGGCAGTATTCGGTGGTGGGCATCGACGGCCAGATCCTGAAGCGCGGGCACGATCTGAAAACCGTGCTGCGGGTGCTGGAGCGCAAGCTGATCCGCGCCGTCGACTGA
- a CDS encoding MFS transporter encodes MQAGLILLCLAYVLSQFFRAFLAVLTGVLGTDLGVKPDDLAFASGMWFLAFAAMQLPVGWALDHIGPRRSAAVLLLLGGGGGALVFALASGPFHIAVAMFLIGIGCSPVLMASYFIFAQTYPPVRFATLAALMLGVGSVGNLVASYPTALAVELVGWRATLVGLAAVSASVAAGIWLTVKDPPKSHTEVKGSVLDLLKMPVLWTIFPIMLVSYAPVAAIRGLWIGPYFSDVYGMETGQIGLITLIMGVAMILGTFVYGPLDRMLSTRKWVIWGGSMAVVLGLVALIVLTGAPVWVPVALMAGIGFFGASFPVVIAHGRAFVPAHLVGRGVTLLNFFGIGGVGLMQFASGRIHAEMAQGSDPAAPYIALFGFFAASLLLGCVIYLFSRDSLD; translated from the coding sequence ATGCAGGCGGGATTGATTCTGCTGTGCCTGGCCTATGTGCTGAGCCAGTTTTTCCGAGCTTTTCTGGCGGTTCTCACAGGGGTACTGGGCACTGATCTTGGGGTGAAACCGGACGATCTCGCCTTTGCATCGGGGATGTGGTTCCTGGCCTTCGCGGCGATGCAGTTGCCCGTCGGCTGGGCGCTGGACCATATCGGCCCCAGACGTAGCGCAGCGGTTTTGCTGTTGCTGGGTGGTGGGGGCGGCGCGCTTGTGTTCGCCCTGGCAAGCGGGCCGTTTCACATTGCGGTCGCGATGTTCCTGATCGGGATCGGCTGTTCGCCAGTTCTGATGGCCTCCTATTTCATCTTTGCACAGACCTATCCGCCGGTGCGGTTTGCGACTCTGGCGGCGCTGATGCTTGGGGTTGGATCAGTTGGCAATCTGGTGGCCTCTTATCCCACGGCGCTGGCAGTAGAGCTGGTCGGCTGGCGCGCGACGCTGGTCGGGCTGGCCGCCGTTTCTGCCAGCGTGGCGGCGGGGATCTGGCTGACGGTCAAGGACCCGCCAAAGAGCCATACAGAGGTCAAAGGCTCGGTGCTCGACCTTTTGAAAATGCCGGTGCTCTGGACGATTTTTCCCATCATGCTGGTCAGTTACGCACCGGTAGCTGCGATCCGGGGATTGTGGATCGGTCCCTATTTTTCCGATGTCTACGGGATGGAGACCGGTCAGATCGGGCTGATCACCCTGATCATGGGTGTGGCGATGATCCTCGGCACCTTTGTCTACGGGCCATTGGACCGGATGCTGAGCACGCGCAAATGGGTGATCTGGGGCGGCAGCATGGCGGTGGTTCTTGGCCTTGTGGCCCTGATTGTGCTGACCGGCGCGCCGGTCTGGGTGCCAGTCGCACTGATGGCGGGGATCGGCTTCTTCGGGGCCTCCTTCCCGGTGGTGATCGCCCATGGCCGGGCCTTCGTGCCTGCGCATCTGGTGGGGCGCGGAGTCACGCTCTTGAACTTTTTCGGCATCGGTGGCGTTGGGCTGATGCAATTTGCCAGCGGCCGCATTCACGCAGAGATGGCGCAAGGGAGCGATCCTGCAGCGCCGTACATTGCCCTGTTTGGGTTTTTCGCGGCCTCCCTGCTCCTTGGCTGTGTGATCTATCTGTTCAGCCGTGATAGCCTGGATTGA
- a CDS encoding aspartate-semialdehyde dehydrogenase, whose product MYSHDFERETVTTGDAAMAQTAWSSACDQSRLDTEMMIQLRISLCPIFDDATSWSELRSALQAKGFYMKRAKGHMHLYDGHSHVQICTCSFLGYPVEELEQRFKKTAPTRAVRKLPVRN is encoded by the coding sequence ATGTACTCCCATGATTTTGAACGTGAAACCGTGACGACCGGCGATGCAGCCATGGCCCAGACTGCCTGGTCCAGCGCCTGCGATCAAAGCCGCCTGGACACCGAGATGATGATCCAGCTGCGTATATCGCTGTGTCCGATTTTCGATGATGCGACCAGCTGGTCCGAGCTGCGCAGCGCCCTGCAGGCCAAGGGATTCTACATGAAGCGTGCCAAAGGCCACATGCATCTTTATGATGGTCACAGTCACGTGCAGATCTGCACCTGCAGCTTCCTCGGCTACCCTGTCGAAGAGCTGGAGCAGCGTTTCAAGAAAACCGCCCCGACCCGCGCAGTGCGCAAACTGCCGGTGCGCAACTAG